In Burkholderia savannae, one genomic interval encodes:
- a CDS encoding VOC family protein, whose product MQVQPYLFFGGRCDEALKFYGDALGAKVNFIARFKDAPPNPERPTPPEMADKVMHANFQIGDSVLMCSDGDCKSGTQQVHDGYSLSLNPPSVDEGKKIFDALLGGGGAVTMPFEKTFWALGFGMLRDKFGVHWMINVEDPNMKK is encoded by the coding sequence ATGCAAGTACAACCGTATCTGTTTTTCGGCGGCCGCTGCGACGAGGCGCTGAAGTTCTACGGCGACGCGCTCGGCGCGAAAGTGAATTTCATCGCGCGCTTCAAGGACGCGCCGCCGAATCCCGAGCGGCCGACGCCGCCCGAGATGGCCGACAAGGTGATGCACGCGAATTTCCAGATCGGCGACTCGGTGCTGATGTGCTCGGACGGCGATTGCAAGTCGGGCACGCAGCAGGTGCACGACGGCTATTCGCTGTCGCTCAATCCTCCGAGCGTCGACGAAGGCAAGAAGATCTTCGACGCGCTGCTCGGCGGCGGCGGCGCGGTGACGATGCCGTTCGAGAAGACGTTCTGGGCGCTCGGCTTCGGCATGCTGCGCGACAAGTTCGGCGTGCACTGGATGATCAACGTCGAAGATCCGAACATGAAGAAGTGA
- the tal gene encoding transaldolase, with protein MTTALDQLKQYTTVVADTGDFQQLAQYQPRDATTNPSLILKAVQKDAYRPILEKTVRDHAGESVGFIIDRLLIAFGTEILKLIPGRVSTEVDARLSFDTQRSIDKGRELIKLYEAAGIGRERVLIKLASTWEGIRAAQVLQREGIRCNMTLLFSLVQAAACAEAGAQLISPFVGRIYDWYKKHKGAEWDEAKDGGANDPGVVSVRRIYTYYKHFGYTTEVMGASFRTTSQITELAGCDLLTISPDLLQKLQDSAETVARKLSPDAAKDAQLERVAIDESSFRFQLNDDAMATEKLAEGIRLFSADAVKLERMIDALR; from the coding sequence ATGACTACCGCACTCGACCAGCTCAAGCAATACACGACCGTCGTCGCCGACACGGGCGACTTCCAGCAACTCGCGCAATACCAGCCCCGGGACGCGACGACGAATCCGTCGCTGATCCTGAAGGCCGTCCAGAAGGACGCCTATCGGCCGATTCTCGAAAAAACGGTCCGCGACCATGCGGGCGAATCCGTCGGCTTCATCATCGATCGCCTGCTGATCGCGTTCGGCACCGAGATCCTGAAGCTGATCCCGGGCCGCGTGTCGACCGAAGTCGACGCGCGCCTGTCGTTCGACACGCAGCGCTCGATCGACAAGGGCCGCGAGCTCATCAAGCTCTACGAAGCGGCGGGCATCGGCCGCGAACGCGTGCTGATCAAGCTCGCGTCGACGTGGGAAGGCATTCGTGCGGCGCAAGTGCTGCAGCGCGAAGGCATCCGCTGCAACATGACGCTGCTGTTCTCGCTCGTGCAGGCGGCCGCGTGCGCGGAGGCGGGCGCGCAACTGATCTCGCCGTTCGTCGGCCGGATCTACGACTGGTACAAGAAGCACAAAGGCGCCGAGTGGGACGAGGCGAAGGACGGCGGCGCGAACGATCCGGGCGTCGTGTCGGTGCGCCGCATCTACACGTACTACAAGCACTTCGGCTACACGACCGAAGTGATGGGCGCGAGCTTCCGCACGACGAGCCAGATCACCGAGCTCGCCGGCTGCGATCTGCTGACGATCAGCCCCGATCTGCTGCAGAAGCTGCAGGACAGCGCCGAAACGGTCGCGCGCAAGCTGTCTCCGGACGCGGCGAAGGACGCGCAGCTCGAGCGCGTCGCGATCGACGAATCGTCGTTCCGCTTCCAGCTGAACGACGACGCGATGGCGACCGAGAAGCTCGCCGAAGGCATCCGCCTGTTCTCGGCGGATGCGGTGAAGCTGGAGCGGATGATCGACGCGCTGCGCTGA
- a CDS encoding benzoate/H(+) symporter BenE family transporter, translating into MSSQPPASNLSPALARPNLLADTSPSALVAGFVAMMTGYTSSLVLMFQAGRAAHLSDAQISSWIWALSIGMAVTTIGLSLRYRAPIVVAWSTPGAALLVASLPGVAYSDAIGAFVVCALLLAAVGASGLFDTLMRRIPSGIAAALLAGILFEIGIEIFRAAQFQTALVLAMFFTYLIVKRAAPRYAIVATLAAGTAAAGALGLLDFSRFHVALARPVFTMPSFSLSAIVSIGIPLFVVAMASQNVPGIAVLRADGYETPSSPLIATTGIASLVLAPFGSHGINLAAITAAICTGPEAHDDRTKRYTAAVWCGVFYLVAGVFGATIAALFGALPKALVVSVAALALFGSIMSGLTNAMQDARQREAALVTFMVTASGLTLLSIGSAFWGLVAGVLTQAILNARRAA; encoded by the coding sequence ATGAGCAGTCAGCCGCCCGCCTCCAATCTGTCGCCCGCGCTCGCGCGGCCCAATCTTCTCGCGGACACGTCGCCGTCCGCGCTCGTCGCGGGCTTCGTCGCGATGATGACGGGCTACACGAGCTCGCTCGTGCTGATGTTCCAGGCGGGCCGCGCCGCGCATCTGAGCGATGCGCAGATCTCGTCGTGGATCTGGGCGCTGTCGATCGGCATGGCCGTGACGACGATCGGGCTGTCGCTGCGGTATCGCGCGCCGATCGTCGTCGCGTGGTCGACGCCCGGCGCGGCGCTCCTCGTCGCATCGCTGCCGGGCGTCGCGTACTCGGACGCGATCGGCGCGTTCGTCGTGTGCGCGCTGCTGCTCGCGGCGGTCGGCGCGAGCGGCCTGTTCGACACGCTGATGCGCAGGATTCCGTCCGGCATCGCCGCCGCGCTGCTCGCCGGCATCCTGTTCGAGATCGGCATCGAGATCTTCCGCGCCGCGCAGTTCCAGACCGCGCTCGTGCTCGCGATGTTCTTCACGTACCTGATCGTCAAGCGCGCGGCGCCGCGCTACGCGATCGTCGCGACGCTCGCGGCCGGCACCGCGGCCGCCGGCGCGCTCGGCCTGCTCGACTTCAGCCGCTTCCACGTTGCGCTCGCGCGGCCGGTGTTCACGATGCCGTCGTTCTCGCTATCGGCGATCGTGAGCATCGGCATTCCGCTCTTCGTCGTCGCGATGGCGTCGCAGAACGTGCCGGGCATCGCGGTGCTGCGCGCGGACGGCTACGAGACGCCGTCGTCGCCGCTCATCGCGACGACGGGCATCGCGTCGCTCGTGCTCGCGCCGTTCGGCTCGCACGGAATCAACCTCGCGGCGATCACGGCCGCGATCTGCACCGGCCCGGAAGCGCACGACGATCGCACGAAGCGCTACACGGCGGCCGTCTGGTGCGGCGTGTTCTACCTCGTCGCGGGCGTGTTCGGCGCGACGATCGCCGCGCTCTTCGGCGCGCTGCCGAAGGCGCTCGTCGTATCGGTCGCCGCGCTCGCACTGTTCGGCTCGATCATGAGCGGCCTCACCAACGCGATGCAGGACGCGCGACAGCGCGAGGCGGCGCTCGTCACGTTCATGGTCACGGCCTCCGGCCTCACGCTGCTGTCGATCGGCTCGGCGTTCTGGGGGCTCGTCGCGGGCGTGCTCACGCAGGCGATTCTCAACGCGCGTCGCGCCGCCTGA
- a CDS encoding vWA domain-containing protein, whose translation MLIDFFYSLRAAKLPVSVKEYLTLLEALKAQTIEPSLDAFYYLARMTLVKDEQYFDKFDKAFGAYFHGVSALPSDAFDIPLDWLEKRLERELTPEEKAQIQSLGGLDKLMERLKALLDEQKERHEGGNKWIGTGGTSPFGHGGYNPEGVRIGGPSSGNRTAVKVWEARAYRDYDDSVEIGTRNIKVALRRLRRFAREGAAEELDLPDTIRSTAANAGWLDIRMVPERHNNVKVLMLLDVGGSMDDHIKRTEELFSAAKAEFKHLEFYYFHNCVYDHLWKNNRRRHAERTPTWDVLHKFTPDYKLIFVGDATMSPYEVLQPGGSVEYNNPEAGAVWLRRLADQFPRFAWLNPEPERLWEYRQSISIIRDVLGDRMYPLTLAGLESAMRALSK comes from the coding sequence ATGCTGATCGATTTCTTCTACTCGCTGCGCGCCGCGAAGCTGCCGGTGTCCGTCAAGGAATACCTGACGCTGCTGGAGGCGCTCAAGGCGCAGACGATCGAGCCGTCGCTCGACGCGTTCTACTATCTCGCGCGCATGACGCTCGTGAAAGACGAGCAGTACTTCGACAAGTTCGACAAGGCGTTCGGCGCGTACTTCCACGGCGTGTCGGCGCTGCCGTCGGACGCGTTCGACATCCCGCTCGACTGGCTCGAAAAGCGCCTCGAGCGCGAGCTCACGCCCGAGGAGAAGGCGCAGATCCAGTCGCTCGGCGGCCTCGACAAGCTGATGGAGCGCCTCAAGGCATTGCTCGACGAGCAGAAGGAGCGCCACGAGGGCGGCAACAAATGGATCGGCACGGGCGGCACGTCGCCGTTCGGGCACGGCGGCTACAACCCGGAAGGCGTCCGGATCGGCGGGCCGTCGAGCGGCAACCGCACCGCGGTCAAGGTGTGGGAAGCCCGCGCGTATCGCGACTACGACGACTCGGTCGAGATCGGCACGCGCAACATCAAGGTCGCGCTGCGGCGGCTGCGGCGCTTCGCGCGCGAAGGCGCGGCCGAGGAGCTCGACCTGCCCGACACCATCCGCAGCACCGCCGCGAACGCCGGCTGGCTCGATATCAGGATGGTGCCCGAGCGCCACAACAACGTGAAGGTGCTGATGCTGCTCGACGTCGGCGGCTCGATGGACGACCACATCAAACGCACCGAGGAGCTCTTCTCCGCCGCGAAGGCCGAATTCAAGCACCTCGAGTTCTACTACTTCCACAACTGCGTGTACGACCATCTGTGGAAGAACAACCGCCGCCGCCACGCGGAGCGCACGCCGACGTGGGACGTGCTGCACAAGTTCACGCCCGACTACAAGCTGATCTTCGTCGGCGACGCGACGATGAGCCCTTACGAGGTGCTGCAGCCGGGCGGCTCGGTCGAATACAACAATCCCGAGGCGGGCGCCGTGTGGCTGCGCCGTCTCGCCGACCAGTTCCCGCGCTTCGCGTGGCTGAACCCCGAGCCCGAGCGGCTGTGGGAATACCGGCAGTCGATCTCGATCATCCGCGACGTGCTCGGCGACCGGATGTATCCGCTCACGCTCGCGGGCCTCGAATCCGCGATGCGCGCGCTGAGCAAGTGA